In a single window of the Coregonus clupeaformis isolate EN_2021a chromosome 10, ASM2061545v1, whole genome shotgun sequence genome:
- the LOC121574830 gene encoding protein FAM72A — protein MSTSNFKTKCVTQVNCIYCESLLCTRGMKAVLLADTEIELFSTDIPPNRTVDFVASCYSTESCKCKLRDIACLKCGNFVGYHVVAPCKPCLLSCNNGHFWMFNSDAVSTLNRLDATGLNLLLWGDLPELEDSENEGSDSPSEEECIR, from the exons ATGTCTACCTCCAACTTCAAAACCAAATGTGTCACTCAAGTGAATTGCATATATTGTGAGAGTCTACTCTGCACAAGAGGAATGAAGGCAGTACTTCTCGCAGACACAGAAATTGAGCTATTCTCTACTGACATACCGCCCAACAG AACTGTTGACTTTGTGGCCAGCTGCTACTCTACAGAGAGCTGCAAATGCAAACTGAGAGACATCGCCTGCCTGAAATG TGGTAATTTTGTGGGGTATCACGTGGTAGCCCCATGTAAGCCCTGCCTGCTGTCCTGTAACAATGGCCATTTCTGGATGTTTAACAGTGATGCTGTGTCCACCCTTAACAGACTGGATGCTACAG GTTTGAACCTATTGCTGTGGGGAGACCTTCCCGAGCTAGAGGACAGCGAGAACGAGGGATCAGACAGCCCATCGGAGGAGGAGTGCATCAGGTAG